The Candidatus Tanganyikabacteria bacterium DNA window ACTACGGTCATGTCGCCGTGGATGCGGTTGCCGTATCCCTCGCCGGAGCCGTCCCGGGTAAATGCGGTCGCCAGGCTGCCGTCGGCATTGAGCTGCGCCCAGGCCGCCTGCCCGTCGATCATGTTGAAGAGATAGATCCGGGTCTTGATCTTGAGCGCGTTGATGTAGCTGCGCAGCGGGAAGGTGCCGGGCGAGGAGAAGTTGCCGAATACGCCGTCCGAGTTGATCGGCGCCCGGTAGTAAGGCTGGGTGCCGGCGTTGTAGTCGCCGACCATCGGGTTGAAGTAGTACGCCCAGTTGCCGACCGCGACGCCCCCCTTCATGGCGTGGTTGGACGGCAGGCCCAGGCCGCCGGCATCCGTGACCGCGGCCACGCCGCCGTCGGCCGCGTAGTCTATGCGCTTGAGGGTCTCGCCCTCCCACTTGAGGTAGGCCGTCTTGCCGGTCTGCCAGCTCGACATGTAGTTGCCGCCGGAGCGGTTGGTCCCGCCCACGTTCGACCAGGCCGAGAGGTTGCCGTTCTTGGGCGTGAAGAGCGGCCCGGTGATCGTGGCGCCCGTCGAGGTGAGCACCGTGATCGCGCCGGCCTGCACGCGGCTCGGGATGACCACGTCTATTTGCGATGCGGTCCACGAGAGGATCTCGGCCTTGTCCGAGCCGAAGCGCACCTCGCCGGTATCGGCCGGGAACATGCCGGTGATGGTGGCTTCCTGGTTCGCCAGCCCCGACTTCGGGGCGTTGTCGATGCGGTAGGGGATCTCGAACCAGACCGCGTTGCTGGTGCCCTGAGGAGCGACGACGCTGAGCTGGGACGAGGCGGCGCCGTTTGGCACCTGGACGATCAGGCTGTTGGAGTCGGCGACCGTGATCGTTCCCTCGGTGAACCCGAAGAAGACCTTGTTCTTGGTCTTGTCCCGGTCGAAACCCTGGCCGAACACCGTGATGGTTTGCCCGGGAATGGCCTGGGCCGGCATGATGCCCGTGACGACCACCGGCACGGAAGTCTCGACCGCAAAACCGAGCGTGCCCGAGGCGCCCTGGGCGGTGGTGACCTTGACGTCGCCCCCGACATCCGGAACGGCCACGACCAGGCTCTCCGGCTCGGCGAGCAGGATGCTCGCGGTGGCGGTTCCGAAGAAGACCTGGGTGCCGCCCGGGAAGGCATGGAAACCGGTCCCGGTCAGGCGGATCAGGTCGCCCGGCTTGCCCTTGGCCGGGGTGACGGCCGATAGCGCCGGCTTGATCGCCGAGAGGGCGTGCACCGGATCCCGGTCGGCGGCCGCGTAGGCGCGAATGGCCTGGCTGGTGCGCAAGAGCTCGAGATCCGGGTGAGTGGCCCAGCTGGGCGTGACCCGCAGGGCGGTGACGCCCCCCGACGTCTGGACCTTGCTCATCGTGGCGGCGCGCG harbors:
- a CDS encoding IPT/TIG domain-containing protein — its product is MDRRAALLLTGLVTFLQGCQLAPPPPGGAFTLATGNGGAAVEAAGGPSLPVLSGRVDFPETARKTQATTDDVIKGSTLSLVDPVTNKSISSTISRADGTFDLVPPGSMVLGTPYILEGVKGVKSGNPGGDAVRLRSFVILNGGSWDSISSPSIVVDALTTAVAVTQGLFPGDIARAATMSKVQTSGGVTALRVTPSWATHPDLELLRTSQAIRAYAAADRDPVHALSAIKPALSAVTPAKGKPGDLIRLTGTGFHAFPGGTQVFFGTATASILLAEPESLVVAVPDVGGDVKVTTAQGASGTLGFAVETSVPVVVTGIMPAQAIPGQTITVFGQGFDRDKTKNKVFFGFTEGTITVADSNSLIVQVPNGAASSQLSVVAPQGTSNAVWFEIPYRIDNAPKSGLANQEATITGMFPADTGEVRFGSDKAEILSWTASQIDVVIPSRVQAGAITVLTSTGATITGPLFTPKNGNLSAWSNVGGTNRSGGNYMSSWQTGKTAYLKWEGETLKRIDYAADGGVAAVTDAGGLGLPSNHAMKGGVAVGNWAYYFNPMVGDYNAGTQPYYRAPINSDGVFGNFSSPGTFPLRSYINALKIKTRIYLFNMIDGQAAWAQLNADGSLATAFTRDGSGEGYGNRIHGDMTVVGGYLFVTGGESNPSNVSRAQINANGTIGSWNSLTSTPVNCRGASTAQVGKYFYVLATEQNNWWRADILAGDTLSGWTQMPGSIPNTQYHADKVWVKGDYAYHMALNGLNQARILD